In Rhea pennata isolate bPtePen1 chromosome 20, bPtePen1.pri, whole genome shotgun sequence, a single window of DNA contains:
- the YWHAE gene encoding 14-3-3 protein epsilon isoform X1, with amino-acid sequence MDDREDLVYQAKLAEQAERYDEMVESMKKVAGMDVELTVEERNLLSVAYKNVIGARRASWRIISSIEQKEENKGGEDKLKMIREYRQMVETELKLICCDILDVLDKHLIPAANTGESKVFYYKMKGDYHRYLAEFATGNDRKEAAENSLVAYKAASDIAMTELPPTHPIRLGLALNFSVFYYEILNSPDRACRLAKAAFDDAIAELDTLSEESYKDSTLIMQLLRDNLTLWTSDMQGDGEEQNKEALQDVEDENQ; translated from the exons AAATGGTCGAATCAATGAAGAAAGTAGCTGGAATGGATGTGGAGTTGACAGTGGAAGAAAGAAACCTGCTTTCTGTTGCATATAAAAACGTGATTGGAGCCAGAAGAGCTTCCTGGAGAATAATAAGCAGCATcgaacagaaagaagaaaacaaaggtggagaagataaattaaaaatgattcgGGAATATCGGCAAATG gttgagactgaactgaaattaatttgttGTGACATTCTGGATGTACTGGACAAACACCTCATTCCAGCAGCAAACACTGGCGAGTCCAAGGTTTTCTATTATAAAAT gAAGGGAGATTACCATAGGTATTTGGCTGAATTTGCTACAGGAAATGACAGGAAGGAGGCTGCAGAGAATAGCTTGGTGGCTTACAAAGCTGCTAGTGATATTGCAATGACAGAACTCCCACCAACACATCCTATCCGCTTAGGACTTGCTCTCAACTTCTCTGTATTCTACTATGAAATTCTTAATTCTCCTGATCGTGCCTGCAG GTtggcaaaagcagcttttgatGATGCTATTGCAGAACTGGATACACTGAGTGAAGAAAGCTATAAGGACTCTACACTTATCATGCAGTTGTTACGTGATAATCTGACACTATGGACTTCAGACATGCAGGGTGATG GTGAAGAACAGAATAAAGAAGCGCTGCAGGATGTGGAAGATGAAAACCAGTGA
- the YWHAE gene encoding 14-3-3 protein epsilon isoform X2, translating into MDDREDLVYQAKLAEQAERYDEMVESMKKVAGMDVELTVEERNLLSVAYKNVIGARRASWRIISSIEQKEENKGGEDKLKMIREYRQMVETELKLICCDILDVLDKHLIPAANTGESKVFYYKMKGDYHRYLAEFATGNDRKEAAENSLVAYKAASDIAMTELPPTHPIRLGLALNFSVFYYEILNSPDRACRLAKAAFDDAIAELDTLSEESYKDSTLIMQLLRDNLTLWTSDMQGDDS; encoded by the exons AAATGGTCGAATCAATGAAGAAAGTAGCTGGAATGGATGTGGAGTTGACAGTGGAAGAAAGAAACCTGCTTTCTGTTGCATATAAAAACGTGATTGGAGCCAGAAGAGCTTCCTGGAGAATAATAAGCAGCATcgaacagaaagaagaaaacaaaggtggagaagataaattaaaaatgattcgGGAATATCGGCAAATG gttgagactgaactgaaattaatttgttGTGACATTCTGGATGTACTGGACAAACACCTCATTCCAGCAGCAAACACTGGCGAGTCCAAGGTTTTCTATTATAAAAT gAAGGGAGATTACCATAGGTATTTGGCTGAATTTGCTACAGGAAATGACAGGAAGGAGGCTGCAGAGAATAGCTTGGTGGCTTACAAAGCTGCTAGTGATATTGCAATGACAGAACTCCCACCAACACATCCTATCCGCTTAGGACTTGCTCTCAACTTCTCTGTATTCTACTATGAAATTCTTAATTCTCCTGATCGTGCCTGCAG GTtggcaaaagcagcttttgatGATGCTATTGCAGAACTGGATACACTGAGTGAAGAAAGCTATAAGGACTCTACACTTATCATGCAGTTGTTACGTGATAATCTGACACTATGGACTTCAGACATGCAGGGTGATG ATTCCTAA